Proteins encoded together in one Polyangium spumosum window:
- a CDS encoding RNA polymerase sigma factor, with product MQRQWVVNEETGEHSERITLDPCDLEKLRPYVCGIARRVGVLAPDRDDLAQDVLLAFWRYSEERRIRVIDGKADVDAARTLVAAFAVRAARRYRRIARRSGGGPADETPSRGGDPALRFEAREALRMVERLPANLRRVVELDALEYTTSETADTVGVVLGTAKSRLSRARDLLAIMR from the coding sequence CAACGGCAATGGGTGGTCAACGAAGAGACGGGCGAGCATAGCGAACGAATCACGCTGGATCCGTGCGATCTAGAGAAGCTTCGGCCCTACGTCTGCGGCATCGCTCGCCGGGTAGGCGTTCTCGCTCCGGATCGTGACGATTTGGCGCAAGATGTACTGTTGGCATTCTGGCGCTATTCGGAGGAGCGCCGGATCCGCGTTATCGATGGGAAGGCTGACGTGGACGCCGCACGGACGCTCGTAGCGGCGTTTGCAGTCCGGGCCGCCCGGCGCTATCGGCGGATCGCAAGGCGGAGCGGAGGGGGCCCAGCAGACGAAACACCCTCGCGTGGGGGGGATCCCGCTCTCCGCTTCGAGGCTCGCGAAGCTCTGCGGATGGTCGAGCGATTGCCTGCGAACCTGCGCAGGGTGGTCGAGCTCGACGCGCTCGAGTACACGACGAGCGAGACCGCCGATACCGTCGGCGTGGTGCTCGGCACGGCCAAAAGCAGGCTTTCGCGAGCGCGTGACTTGCTGGCAATCATGAGGTGA